The genomic stretch CTCCACACAAGCCCACTGGTGGCCACACTCGCACTACACAACCACAATGGAcgattcagtttcagtttcaaTGTCAACCACACACAacgacgacgaggaggagcaGGAGCAGGAGCAGGAGCGGCTGTTCGAGAAGCCGCTGACGCCGAGTGACGTGGGGAAGCTGAACCGGCTGGTGATACCGAAGCAGCACGCGGAGAAGCATTTCCCCCTGGGCGACGGGGAGAGCGGGCTGCTGCTGGGGTTCGAGGACGAGTCGGGGAAACCGTGGCGCTTCCGCTACTCGTACTGGAACAGCAGCCAGAGCTACGTGCTCACCAAGGGGTGGAGCCGCTTTGTCAAGGAGAAGCGCCTCCGCGCCGGGGACGTCGTCGTCTTCGCGCGCCACTGCTTTGACTCTGGCCGCCTCTTCATCGGCACTTCTCAGCCCGCCAGGTGGAGCGGTATGGTGGCTTATCCGCCTCAAATCCAGCAACAGCCGCGCCTCCATTTCCCATCTCATGCAGGTACATTGCACAACTATCAAATTGAGGCCACGTCGGTTGTGAATGCAATTAATAAGAGATTTACAAACCAAATGACCTCTCCCTCTTACCTCACAACACAAATTTTTTAGATGAATTGTACTTTTTTATCCTTGAgtagaaaaatgaaatagaatgaatagaaataaatgaatttatatttttagcaATTGATCAATTTAAATGAGAGGAACTAAGAAGAAAAATGATTcagaattttttggagtgaacaTGAACGCAGGGAGTGGGAATTCCAAGACGCTGAGGTTGTTTGGAGTGAACTTGGAGTGCCAAACTGACGAATCAGAGTCGCCGATGTCCACCCAACCCCACTCCTTCCATCAACAATATCACATGGTAATTAATTAACTcaattactactagtattttattactATCTCGCTTCCCATTAATTGCTTCTCTCTCTTCCTTTCATTAAAATTATCACACTTGTACCacaacacaagattttaggagattGTGTTTTGTATGTTAAGTAAAGAGaggaaatataatatttatgttaACGTAAGAGAGAACTTTTactgaaaatgaaaatgtgacatctttagtttgacaaactaaaaaggaaagtgagacaCCTTCTATAGTAGGGAGTAGTACTAATATTCTTTTTTGTTCGTCCTCGATTAATTGAcatctttaattttttactacttttagtaaTGGACTTCACACCCCcttaatttatttcattcacattttattataaattaatgtatGAAAATAGAACCcatgttccactaactttttccatccaCGCTTCTGCTTCTCTTAAGAGCATGTCATTGGTACATTTTCCACTATGATATTGCTGCTTCCTGTATTGGAACAGATACATGAGCTACACTAATTTCCTAACATCACTATTGGgacttttattaa from Salvia splendens isolate huo1 chromosome 4, SspV2, whole genome shotgun sequence encodes the following:
- the LOC121801588 gene encoding B3 domain-containing protein At2g36080-like isoform X2, whose translation is MSINHFSTQAHWWPHSHYTTTMDDSVSVSMSTTHNDDEEEQEQEQERLFEKPLTPSDVGKLNRLVIPKQHAEKHFPLGDGESGLLLGFEDESGKPWRFRYSYWNSSQSYVLTKGWSRFVKEKRLRAGDVVVFARHCFDSGRLFIGTSQPARWSGMVAYPPQIQQQPRLHFPSHAGSGNSKTLRLFGVNLECQTDESESPMSTQPHSFHQQYHMQQDISFSGGNVYRQG
- the LOC121801588 gene encoding B3 domain-containing protein At2g36080-like isoform X1, producing MSINHFSTQAHWWPHSHYTTTMDDSVSVSMSTTHNDDEEEQEQEQERLFEKPLTPSDVGKLNRLVIPKQHAEKHFPLGDGESGLLLGFEDESGKPWRFRYSYWNSSQSYVLTKGWSRFVKEKRLRAGDVVVFARHCFDSGRLFIGTSQPARWSGMVAYPPQIQQQPRLHFPSHAEFFGVNMNAGSGNSKTLRLFGVNLECQTDESESPMSTQPHSFHQQYHMQQDISFSGGNVYRQG